In Burkholderia sp. WP9, a genomic segment contains:
- a CDS encoding YhdP family protein, with protein MSERNESADPHETGQVRPVSGSDHIVLRRTFHVVLAIALVLYFVATGLFLALRYVVLPRADSFRPRIEAIVSEKLHAQFTIGKLAPYWSGFQPGLDVTNLVIRDHEGKTALTIPHATATLSWKSLWQFHPALSSLIVDQPDVLVSRSSDGVLSVAGVPVPTRHSGNDVLSTWLLRQQAIVVRGGVLRWRDAQRDAPELALRDIRIAILNDGYDHRLALQAPAEGHVLHGPLDFRTHFRHAPLSAIGKPINWTGQVYVSTGPVDLPTLARYVNSPFEMYAGRIDNAIWIDFAEGRMKSAGGQLAGADVAMRVRPTQPKLLVPVANFSWHLEAEQGDYRLQLSQLHAELGQPPLDDGTPLTRMLAFDTLNGRFRTASQQHGQLVSVSGDRVDLGVLAEFSRALPLPGRLLNNLVRYNPRGLVANYLIEVERGKPESGEAGSDHRPSGAEPIERYRFKGDLQGISVAAQEPPPGLTPLNHPRAGIPGIENLWGSVDADENHGTALLDTSNVAITLPGVFDDPRLKLDRLHGRADWTITPKAPGENRPAFTVKLADFGVSNADVAATASADYSNPGHGRGSLDLKADFQRAKVTRITRYLPTSISEKLRIYLGHGLQAGMSHGATIEVHGDLTKFPYSRDPSAGQFHIVAPFKGGKFDPTPYPPRKMKNGTPNVWPALDGIDGVFELKQNVMRFDIDRAHYKQVALTGVNGRIDDLGTKASSLVIKGDGHGPLADMLDYVNASSLGIMAKHETEKVRAEGPASLALKLTVPRTPKPHIAVEGAVGFQNNRLSVENVPPLSQLKGKVHFTEHTAQVDRLSGQFLGGDMHANGGLKQDGTYALDLGGHIAVDAARGLNLHGPTAQVLTRMSGSAPYALNVRGAKGRLPEVTANSDLTGLALDFPAPFNKPVGTPMPLRFAVGPSTTPGETGLERADLTFGPIAAAYLLRYQPKTPPTVVRGAVGVNRPADLPSEGVIAAVDLDAFDADAWRALATQLRSKDAPAPATATATPPAPNPVVAQFLPSRFAVHIDTLTLLKRHWDSVIVGASHADRTWQANIASNQVSGHVSWLPGPTKDSPGTLQARFARVVIPSATDKDLLGQAISAPAQNMPSIDLVVNELIVRDHNIGRLEVDAHNFDEDGVPVWQLDKLDITNPAATLTATANWRTSTELGSSADEATPRRTVFDFKLDIKDAGALLERFGQPRTLKAGSGSLSGKMMWQGGPTRIDYPTFNGNLAVDLRHGQILKVDPGVAKLLGVLSLQSLARFATLNFRDVIGEGLPFEHVTGTAQIHNGIGRTENFEMVTAPARVEMKGSVDLAQETQDLHVQVVPTVSAGAAVIAATVINPLLGLGALVADLAFTQSVSHAFAREYAITGSWSKPHVERVKSDRGKMDAPASTVEAH; from the coding sequence ATGTCCGAGCGAAACGAATCCGCCGACCCTCACGAAACCGGGCAGGTCCGGCCTGTGAGCGGAAGCGACCACATCGTGCTGCGTCGGACCTTTCACGTGGTCCTCGCGATCGCGCTCGTCCTCTACTTCGTTGCCACGGGTCTGTTTCTCGCATTGCGCTATGTGGTGCTGCCGCGCGCCGACTCGTTCCGCCCGCGCATCGAGGCGATCGTTTCAGAAAAGCTCCATGCGCAGTTCACCATCGGCAAGCTCGCGCCATATTGGAGCGGCTTCCAGCCGGGCCTCGACGTTACCAACCTCGTGATCCGCGATCACGAAGGCAAAACCGCGCTGACGATTCCGCACGCCACCGCCACGCTTTCGTGGAAATCGCTCTGGCAGTTTCATCCGGCGCTCTCCAGCCTGATCGTCGATCAGCCGGACGTGCTGGTGTCGCGCAGCAGCGACGGCGTGCTCTCGGTGGCGGGCGTGCCGGTGCCGACGCGCCACAGCGGCAACGATGTCCTGTCCACCTGGCTGTTGCGTCAACAGGCGATCGTGGTGCGCGGCGGCGTGCTGCGCTGGCGCGATGCGCAGCGTGACGCACCCGAGCTCGCTCTGCGCGATATCCGGATCGCGATTCTCAACGACGGCTACGATCACCGGCTGGCGCTACAGGCGCCCGCCGAAGGGCATGTCCTGCACGGTCCGCTCGATTTCCGCACCCATTTCAGACACGCGCCGCTCTCAGCAATCGGCAAGCCGATCAACTGGACGGGCCAGGTGTACGTCTCGACCGGCCCGGTCGATCTGCCGACGCTCGCGCGTTACGTCAATTCCCCGTTCGAGATGTATGCCGGCCGGATCGACAACGCGATCTGGATCGACTTCGCCGAGGGCCGCATGAAGTCGGCCGGCGGACAGCTCGCCGGCGCCGACGTCGCCATGCGGGTACGTCCGACCCAACCGAAGCTGCTAGTGCCGGTGGCCAACTTTTCGTGGCACCTCGAGGCCGAACAGGGCGACTACAGGCTGCAACTGAGCCAGCTGCACGCCGAACTCGGCCAGCCGCCGCTCGACGACGGCACGCCGCTCACGCGCATGCTCGCGTTCGACACGCTGAACGGACGCTTCCGGACCGCCTCGCAGCAGCATGGACAACTCGTCAGCGTGAGCGGCGATCGCGTCGACCTCGGCGTCCTCGCCGAATTCAGCCGTGCGTTGCCGCTGCCGGGGCGCCTCCTGAACAATCTGGTGCGCTACAACCCACGCGGTCTGGTGGCCAACTATCTGATCGAAGTCGAGCGCGGCAAGCCGGAGTCCGGCGAAGCGGGCAGCGATCATCGCCCGAGCGGCGCCGAGCCGATCGAGCGTTATCGCTTCAAGGGCGATCTGCAAGGCATCAGCGTCGCCGCGCAGGAACCGCCGCCGGGGCTCACGCCGCTGAATCACCCGCGCGCGGGGATCCCCGGTATCGAGAATCTGTGGGGCAGCGTGGACGCCGACGAAAACCACGGCACCGCCCTGCTCGACACCTCCAACGTCGCCATTACGCTGCCGGGCGTGTTCGACGACCCGCGCTTGAAGCTCGACCGCCTGCACGGCCGCGCCGACTGGACGATTACGCCGAAAGCACCGGGCGAGAACCGCCCTGCGTTCACCGTGAAGCTGGCCGATTTCGGCGTCTCGAACGCCGACGTCGCAGCCACCGCCAGCGCCGACTACAGTAACCCGGGCCACGGGCGAGGCTCGCTCGATCTGAAAGCCGACTTCCAGCGCGCGAAGGTGACGCGCATCACCCGCTATCTGCCGACCAGCATCAGCGAAAAGCTGCGCATCTATCTGGGCCACGGTTTGCAGGCCGGCATGTCGCACGGCGCGACGATCGAGGTGCACGGCGATCTGACCAAGTTCCCCTATTCGCGCGACCCGAGCGCCGGGCAGTTCCATATCGTGGCGCCGTTCAAGGGCGGCAAGTTCGATCCGACGCCCTACCCGCCGCGCAAGATGAAGAACGGCACGCCGAACGTGTGGCCGGCGCTCGACGGCATCGACGGCGTGTTCGAGCTCAAGCAGAACGTGATGCGCTTCGACATCGACCGGGCGCATTACAAGCAGGTCGCGCTCACCGGCGTCAACGGCCGGATCGACGACCTCGGCACCAAGGCGTCGAGCCTCGTCATCAAAGGCGATGGCCATGGTCCGCTCGCCGACATGCTCGACTATGTAAACGCCAGTTCGCTCGGCATCATGGCGAAGCACGAGACCGAGAAGGTGCGCGCGGAAGGGCCCGCGTCGCTCGCGCTCAAACTGACGGTGCCGCGCACGCCCAAGCCGCATATCGCCGTGGAAGGCGCGGTCGGCTTCCAGAACAACCGCCTGAGCGTCGAGAACGTGCCGCCGCTGTCGCAACTGAAGGGCAAGGTGCATTTCACCGAGCACACGGCGCAAGTGGACCGGCTCTCCGGGCAATTCCTCGGCGGCGATATGCATGCCAATGGCGGTCTGAAGCAGGACGGCACGTATGCGCTCGACCTCGGCGGCCATATCGCCGTCGACGCGGCACGCGGACTCAACCTGCATGGCCCGACCGCGCAGGTACTGACGCGCATGAGCGGCAGCGCGCCGTACGCGCTCAACGTGCGCGGCGCCAAGGGACGTTTGCCCGAAGTGACGGCGAACTCCGATCTGACCGGCCTCGCGCTCGACTTCCCCGCGCCGTTCAACAAGCCCGTCGGCACGCCGATGCCGCTGCGCTTCGCCGTCGGCCCGTCCACCACGCCGGGCGAAACGGGACTGGAGCGCGCCGATCTCACCTTCGGCCCGATCGCCGCCGCCTATCTGCTGCGCTATCAGCCGAAAACGCCGCCCACGGTCGTGCGCGGCGCGGTGGGCGTGAACAGACCCGCCGACCTGCCGTCGGAAGGCGTGATCGCCGCCGTCGACCTGGACGCATTCGACGCGGACGCGTGGCGCGCGCTGGCCACGCAATTACGCAGTAAAGATGCGCCCGCGCCCGCCACGGCCACCGCGACACCGCCCGCGCCGAATCCGGTCGTCGCGCAATTCCTGCCGAGCCGCTTTGCGGTGCACATCGACACGCTGACGCTGCTCAAGCGTCACTGGGACAGCGTGATCGTGGGCGCGTCGCATGCGGATCGCACATGGCAGGCGAACATCGCGTCGAATCAGGTGTCCGGCCACGTGTCCTGGCTGCCTGGCCCGACCAAAGACTCGCCCGGCACGCTGCAGGCGCGCTTTGCCCGCGTGGTGATTCCGTCGGCCACCGACAAGGATCTGCTCGGCCAGGCGATCTCGGCGCCCGCGCAGAACATGCCGTCCATCGACCTGGTGGTCAACGAATTGATCGTGCGCGACCACAACATTGGCCGTCTCGAAGTCGACGCGCACAACTTCGACGAAGACGGCGTGCCGGTCTGGCAACTCGACAAGCTCGACATCACCAACCCCGCCGCCACGCTGACCGCGACCGCCAACTGGCGGACCTCGACCGAGCTCGGCAGCAGCGCCGACGAAGCCACGCCGCGCCGCACCGTGTTCGATTTCAAGCTGGACATCAAGGACGCCGGCGCGCTGCTGGAACGCTTCGGCCAGCCGCGCACGCTCAAGGCGGGCAGCGGCTCGCTCTCAGGCAAGATGATGTGGCAAGGCGGCCCGACCAGGATCGACTATCCGACCTTCAACGGCAATCTGGCTGTCGATCTGCGCCACGGCCAGATCCTCAAGGTCGATCCGGGCGTCGCCAAGCTGCTGGGCGTGCTCAGCCTGCAAAGTCTCGCGCGCTTCGCCACCCTGAACTTTCGCGACGTGATCGGCGAAGGCCTGCCGTTCGAGCACGTCACCGGCACGGCGCAGATTCACAACGGCATTGGCCGTACCGAAAACTTCGAGATGGTCACCGCCCCGGCGCGCGTCGAGATGAAGGGTTCGGTCGATCTCGCCCAGGAGACCCAGGATCTGCACGTTCAGGTCGTGCCGACGGTCAGCGCCGGCGCCGCCGTGATCGCCGCGACGGTCATCAATCCGCTGCTCGGGCTGGGCGCGCTGGTGGCCGATCTGGCGTTCACCCAGTCGGTCTCGCACGCCTTCGCCCGCGAGTATGCGATCACCGGTTCGTGGTCGAAACCGCACGTCGAGCGGGTAAAGAGCGATCGCGGTAAGATGGACGCTCCGGCTTCGACCGTGGAAGCGCACTGA
- a CDS encoding carbon-nitrogen hydrolase family protein translates to MSETHVSSTVSSGSLESVFRVAALQMVSTPDRDRNLAEAGRLIAEAAAGGAQLVLLPEYFCFMGFKDTDKLAVREPYQDGPIQRFLADAARRHQVWVIGGTLPLMSPEASRVLNTTLVFDPQGNEAARYDKIHLFNFEKGEESFDEARTICPGGEVRSFEAPFGRVGLSVCYDLRFPELYRRMGDCALIVVPSAFTYTTGRAHWEMLLRARAVENQCYVLAAAQGGKHENGRRTWGHSMLIDPWGEIVAVRDEGAGVVAGNLERARIDEVRQSLPAWRHRVLS, encoded by the coding sequence ATGAGCGAAACACACGTCTCTTCAACCGTCTCCAGCGGTTCCCTGGAAAGCGTCTTCCGGGTCGCCGCGCTGCAAATGGTGAGCACCCCGGATCGCGATCGTAATCTCGCCGAAGCCGGGCGCCTGATCGCCGAGGCTGCCGCCGGCGGCGCGCAACTCGTCCTGCTGCCTGAGTACTTCTGCTTCATGGGCTTCAAGGACACGGACAAGCTCGCCGTGCGCGAACCCTATCAGGACGGCCCGATCCAGCGCTTTCTCGCCGACGCCGCGCGCCGCCACCAGGTTTGGGTGATCGGCGGCACGCTGCCGTTGATGTCACCAGAAGCGTCGCGCGTGCTGAACACCACGCTGGTGTTCGATCCGCAAGGCAACGAGGCCGCGCGCTACGACAAGATCCACCTGTTCAACTTCGAAAAGGGCGAGGAATCGTTCGACGAAGCGCGCACCATCTGCCCCGGCGGCGAAGTCCGCAGCTTCGAAGCGCCGTTCGGCCGTGTCGGCCTGTCGGTCTGCTACGATTTGCGCTTTCCGGAGTTGTACCGGCGCATGGGCGACTGCGCGCTGATCGTCGTGCCGTCGGCGTTCACATACACGACCGGCCGCGCGCATTGGGAAATGCTGCTGCGCGCCCGGGCGGTCGAAAACCAGTGCTATGTGCTGGCCGCGGCGCAAGGCGGCAAACATGAAAATGGCCGCCGTACCTGGGGCCACAGCATGCTGATCGACCCGTGGGGCGAAATCGTCGCGGTGCGCGACGAAGGCGCAGGCGTGGTCGCCGGCAATCTCGAGCGTGCGCGTATCGACGAAGTGCGACAGAGTCTGCCCGCCTGGCGTCATCGCGTACTCAGTTGA
- the tldD gene encoding metalloprotease TldD: MNIIEPGIRNLATAKDILLTPYGLDEALLTRTLAEIFTHKIDYADLYFQYTRSEAWSLEEGIVKSGSFSIDQGVGVRAVSGDRTAFAYSDDLSPEAIRQAALATRSIAKAGGGKQKIKVASSLTGIAGRDLYLPADPLHSLDATAKVKLLERIEKMARGRDPRIQQVMAGLAGEYDVVLVARSDGGFAADIRPLVRVSVTVIAEQNGRREIGSGGGGGRFDYGYFTDDVLSGYVDDAVHAALVNLDARPAPAGAMTVVLGPGWPGVLLHEAIGHGLEGDFNRKGSSAFAGRIGEQVAAKGVTVVDDGTLPNRRGSLNIDDEGNPTQCTTLIEDGILKGYIQDTLNARLMKMPVTGNARRESYAALPMPRMTNTYMLNGDKDPQEILASVKNGLYAVNFGGGQVDITNGKFVFSASEAYMIENGKVTYPVKGATLIGSGPESLKYVTMIGNDMKLDSGVGVCGKEGQSVPVGVGQPTLRIEKMTVGGTA, encoded by the coding sequence ATGAACATCATCGAACCCGGTATCCGTAATCTCGCCACCGCCAAGGACATTCTCCTGACGCCCTACGGTCTCGACGAAGCCCTGCTCACCCGCACGCTCGCCGAAATCTTCACGCACAAAATCGACTACGCCGACCTGTATTTCCAGTACACGCGCAGCGAAGCGTGGAGTCTTGAAGAAGGCATCGTGAAGTCCGGCAGCTTCAGCATCGACCAGGGCGTCGGCGTGCGCGCCGTGTCGGGCGACCGCACGGCTTTCGCCTATTCGGACGACCTGTCGCCCGAAGCGATCCGCCAGGCGGCGCTCGCCACTCGCTCGATCGCCAAGGCAGGCGGCGGCAAGCAGAAGATCAAGGTGGCCTCGTCGCTGACCGGCATTGCCGGGCGCGATCTGTATCTGCCGGCCGATCCGCTGCATTCGCTCGACGCCACCGCCAAGGTCAAGCTGCTCGAGCGCATCGAAAAGATGGCGCGCGGCCGGGATCCGCGCATCCAGCAGGTCATGGCCGGCCTCGCCGGTGAATACGACGTGGTGCTGGTCGCACGCAGCGACGGCGGCTTCGCGGCCGACATCCGGCCGCTCGTGCGCGTGTCGGTCACGGTGATCGCCGAGCAGAACGGCCGCCGCGAAATCGGCAGCGGCGGCGGCGGCGGCCGCTTCGACTACGGCTATTTCACCGACGACGTGCTGTCGGGCTACGTCGACGACGCTGTGCATGCGGCGCTGGTCAACCTCGACGCGCGTCCGGCGCCGGCCGGCGCGATGACTGTCGTACTCGGACCGGGCTGGCCCGGCGTGCTGCTGCACGAAGCGATCGGCCACGGTCTCGAAGGCGACTTCAACCGCAAAGGTTCGTCGGCATTCGCGGGGCGCATCGGCGAGCAGGTCGCCGCCAAGGGCGTGACCGTGGTGGACGACGGCACGCTGCCGAACCGCCGCGGCTCGCTCAATATCGACGACGAAGGCAATCCGACCCAGTGCACCACGCTGATCGAAGACGGCATTCTGAAGGGCTATATCCAGGACACGCTGAACGCGCGTCTGATGAAAATGCCGGTTACGGGCAACGCGCGCCGTGAGTCGTACGCGGCGCTGCCCATGCCGCGCATGACCAACACGTACATGCTCAACGGCGACAAGGATCCGCAGGAAATCCTCGCTTCCGTGAAGAACGGGCTGTATGCGGTGAACTTCGGCGGCGGCCAGGTCGACATCACGAACGGCAAGTTCGTGTTCTCGGCGTCCGAGGCGTACATGATCGAAAACGGCAAGGTCACGTACCCGGTGAAGGGCGCGACGCTGATCGGCAGCGGCCCGGAATCGCTCAAATACGTGACCATGATCGGCAACGACATGAAGCTCGATTCGGGCGTCGGCGTGTGCGGCAAGGAAGGCCAAAGCGTTCCGGTGGGCGTCGGCCAGCCCACGCTGCGCATCGAGAAGATGACGGTCGGCGGTACTGCCTGA
- the aroG gene encoding 3-deoxy-7-phosphoheptulonate synthase AroG, with protein MPPHNTDDVRIRELKELTPPAHLIREFACDETVSDVIYNSRTAMHRILHGMEDRLIVIIGPCSIHDTKAAMEYAGRLVEQRKRFAGELEIVMRVYFEKPRTTVGWKGLINDPHMDNSFKINDGLRAARELLLRINELGLPAGTEYLDMISPQYIADLISWGAIGARTTESQVHRELASGLSCPVGFKNGTDGNVKIAVDAIKAASQPHHFLSVTKGGHSAIVSTAGNEDCHIILRGGKTPNYDADSVNAACADIGKAGLAARLMIDASHANSSKKHENQIPVCADIGRQIASGDERIVGVMVESHLVAGRQDLQEGCALTYGQSITDACIGWDESVAVLEGLADAVKQRRVARGSGN; from the coding sequence ATGCCCCCGCACAATACCGACGATGTCCGCATCCGCGAGTTGAAAGAACTCACGCCGCCCGCTCACCTGATCCGCGAATTCGCCTGCGACGAAACGGTGTCCGACGTGATCTACAACTCGCGCACCGCGATGCATCGCATTCTGCACGGCATGGAAGATCGCCTGATCGTCATCATCGGACCGTGTTCGATTCACGATACGAAGGCCGCGATGGAGTACGCGGGGCGGCTGGTCGAGCAGCGCAAGCGCTTTGCCGGGGAACTTGAAATCGTGATGCGCGTGTACTTCGAGAAGCCGCGCACGACGGTGGGCTGGAAGGGTCTCATCAACGACCCGCACATGGACAACAGCTTCAAGATCAACGACGGCCTGCGCGCCGCGCGCGAGTTGCTGTTGCGCATCAACGAACTCGGCCTGCCGGCCGGCACCGAATACCTCGACATGATCAGTCCGCAGTACATCGCCGACCTGATCTCGTGGGGTGCGATCGGCGCGCGCACCACGGAATCGCAGGTGCACCGCGAACTGGCTTCGGGCCTGTCGTGCCCGGTCGGCTTCAAGAACGGCACGGACGGCAACGTCAAGATCGCCGTCGACGCGATCAAGGCCGCTTCGCAGCCGCACCATTTCCTGTCGGTCACCAAGGGCGGCCATTCGGCGATCGTTTCGACCGCGGGCAATGAGGACTGCCACATCATCCTGCGTGGCGGCAAGACGCCGAACTACGACGCGGACAGCGTGAACGCCGCGTGCGCGGACATCGGCAAGGCGGGTCTCGCCGCGCGTCTGATGATCGACGCGAGCCACGCGAACAGCTCGAAGAAACACGAGAACCAGATTCCGGTGTGCGCGGATATCGGCCGCCAGATTGCTTCGGGTGACGAACGGATTGTCGGCGTGATGGTGGAATCGCATCTGGTGGCGGGCCGCCAGGATCTGCAGGAAGGCTGCGCGCTGACGTACGGCCAGAGCATTACCGACGCGTGCATCGGTTGGGACGAAAGCGTCGCCGTGCTGGAGGGCCTCGCCGACGCAGTGAAGCAACGTCGTGTGGCGCGTGGCAGCGGCAACTGA
- a CDS encoding type II toxin-antitoxin system RelE/ParE family toxin, which produces MEQEKEIRWLGSSYSDLLAFPEEMRRRAGFQLGKIQAGLDPDDWKPFDSIGPGTREIRIREADGIYRVMYVTKFVEALYVLHCFQKKSQKLGPHDRKIAETRYRAIRSHHLCSHHH; this is translated from the coding sequence ATGGAGCAGGAAAAAGAAATTCGCTGGCTAGGCTCCAGCTATAGCGATTTACTCGCTTTTCCCGAGGAAATGCGTCGTCGAGCGGGGTTTCAACTCGGCAAAATTCAGGCAGGCCTCGACCCTGACGACTGGAAGCCGTTTGACTCGATCGGCCCCGGAACGCGCGAGATTCGTATCAGGGAGGCAGACGGCATTTATCGCGTCATGTACGTGACCAAGTTCGTGGAGGCACTGTACGTGCTGCATTGCTTCCAGAAGAAAAGTCAGAAGCTGGGTCCGCATGACAGGAAGATTGCCGAAACGCGGTATCGCGCAATCAGGTCACACCACCTCTGCTCACACCACCATTAA
- a CDS encoding XRE family transcriptional regulator, with the protein MTIDTKIRHVTRPGANLFLELGFSAEEAKRLHAASQKQINDTRLLKEQLMTELSTWIEQHHLKQAEAAEILMVSRPRVSDVVNKKTTKFTIDTLVEMMSRIGKPVTLAVG; encoded by the coding sequence ATGACGATCGACACCAAAATTCGTCACGTAACCCGGCCCGGCGCCAATCTGTTCCTCGAGCTCGGCTTTTCCGCTGAAGAGGCGAAGCGGCTGCACGCGGCGTCGCAGAAACAGATCAACGACACGCGGCTGCTCAAGGAGCAACTCATGACAGAACTGTCCACGTGGATCGAACAGCATCATCTGAAACAGGCCGAGGCGGCCGAGATCCTGATGGTGTCGCGCCCGCGCGTGTCCGACGTGGTCAACAAGAAGACCACCAAGTTCACTATCGATACGCTGGTGGAAATGATGAGCCGGATCGGCAAGCCGGTCACGCTGGCGGTCGGCTAA
- a CDS encoding cob(I)yrinic acid a,c-diamide adenosyltransferase, with protein sequence MGNRLSKIATRTGDDGTTGLGDGTRVRKDSARIAAIGDVDELNSNLGVLLCETLPDKVRAALVAIQHDLFDLGGELCIPGYTMITDGHLAQLDDWLADYNADLPPLKEFILPGGSRAASLAHVCRTVCRRAERAIVALGEYEAINAAPRQYVNRLSDLLFVLARVLNRADGGTDVLWQHERGAG encoded by the coding sequence ATGGGCAACCGCTTGAGCAAGATCGCTACCCGAACGGGCGACGACGGCACTACGGGTCTCGGCGACGGCACCCGTGTGCGCAAAGACAGCGCACGGATCGCCGCGATCGGCGACGTGGACGAACTCAACTCCAACCTCGGCGTACTGCTGTGCGAAACCTTACCGGACAAGGTTCGTGCGGCGCTGGTCGCGATTCAGCATGACCTGTTCGACCTTGGCGGCGAGCTATGCATTCCCGGCTATACGATGATTACCGACGGGCATCTCGCCCAACTCGACGACTGGCTTGCGGACTACAACGCCGACTTGCCGCCGCTTAAGGAGTTCATTCTGCCCGGCGGCTCGCGCGCGGCTTCGCTCGCACATGTGTGCCGCACGGTATGCCGGCGCGCCGAACGGGCAATTGTTGCGTTGGGGGAATACGAGGCCATCAACGCCGCGCCGCGCCAGTATGTGAACCGGCTGTCGGATCTATTGTTCGTGCTTGCGCGCGTGCTCAACCGTGCGGACGGCGGCACTGACGTGCTGTGGCAACACGAGCGCGGCGCAGGCTAG
- a CDS encoding FAD-linked oxidase C-terminal domain-containing protein, translating to MNHPVPPAPLRRPFPAELLSALKAAFSDRVSVSEAVRVHHGRDESPFDPQLPDAVVFARTTEDVQNIVKLCGQYNVPIIPYGNGSSLEGHLLAVQGGVSIDLSEMNRVLSINAEDLTVTVEPGISRKQLNEALRDTGLFFPIDPGADASIGGMSATRASGTNAVRYGTMRENVLGLTVVLADGRVIKTGTRARKSSAGYDLTRLFVGSEGTLGVITEITVRLYPQPEAVSAAVCAFPSMGDAVRAVIETIQIGVPIARVEFVDSLAIRSINRHSNLTLREAPTLFFEFHGTEAGVKEQAELVQDIAAQNAGEGFEWATRPEDRSRLWNARHNAYFAMLQLKPGCRAVTTDVCVPISRLAECVEETEQDLKDSPLPCPIVGHVGDGNFHVAILIDPNKPEELVEAERLNHRIVQRALRMDGTCTGEHGVGLHKMGFLLEEHGEVAVDTMRSIKHALDPHNLMNPGKIFTWAA from the coding sequence GTGAATCATCCCGTGCCGCCGGCCCCGCTGCGCCGGCCGTTTCCCGCCGAGTTGCTGAGCGCGCTCAAAGCCGCGTTCTCCGACCGCGTGTCCGTATCCGAAGCCGTGCGCGTGCATCACGGCCGCGACGAGTCGCCGTTCGATCCCCAACTGCCTGACGCCGTCGTGTTCGCCCGCACCACCGAAGACGTGCAAAACATCGTCAAACTGTGCGGCCAGTACAACGTCCCGATCATCCCTTACGGTAACGGCTCTTCGCTGGAAGGGCATTTGCTCGCGGTACAGGGCGGCGTATCGATCGATCTGTCTGAAATGAACCGGGTGTTGTCAATCAACGCCGAAGACCTGACGGTCACCGTCGAGCCCGGCATCTCGCGCAAGCAGTTGAACGAGGCATTGCGCGATACGGGCCTGTTCTTCCCGATCGACCCGGGCGCGGACGCGAGCATTGGCGGTATGTCGGCCACGCGCGCGTCCGGCACTAACGCCGTACGCTACGGCACGATGCGCGAGAACGTGCTCGGGCTGACCGTGGTTCTGGCCGATGGCCGCGTGATCAAAACCGGCACCCGCGCCCGCAAGTCGTCCGCGGGTTACGACCTCACGCGTCTGTTCGTCGGCTCGGAAGGCACGCTCGGCGTGATTACGGAAATTACAGTCCGCCTGTATCCGCAACCGGAAGCGGTGTCCGCCGCGGTGTGCGCGTTCCCGTCAATGGGCGACGCGGTCCGCGCGGTCATCGAAACGATCCAGATCGGCGTGCCGATCGCGCGCGTCGAATTCGTCGACTCGCTCGCTATCCGCTCGATCAACCGCCACTCGAATCTCACGCTGCGTGAAGCGCCCACATTATTCTTCGAATTCCATGGCACCGAGGCCGGCGTGAAAGAGCAGGCCGAACTGGTCCAGGACATCGCCGCGCAAAATGCCGGCGAAGGTTTCGAATGGGCCACGCGGCCGGAAGATCGCAGCCGTCTGTGGAACGCGCGCCACAACGCCTATTTCGCCATGCTGCAACTGAAGCCCGGTTGCCGTGCGGTCACGACCGACGTCTGCGTGCCGATCTCGCGCCTCGCGGAATGCGTGGAGGAAACGGAACAGGACCTGAAGGACTCGCCGCTGCCCTGCCCGATCGTCGGCCATGTCGGCGACGGCAACTTCCACGTCGCGATCCTGATCGATCCGAACAAGCCGGAAGAACTGGTCGAAGCCGAGCGCCTGAACCATCGCATCGTGCAACGCGCGCTGCGCATGGACGGCACCTGCACGGGCGAGCATGGCGTCGGCTTGCACAAGATGGGCTTCCTGCTCGAAGAACACGGTGAAGTCGCGGTCGACACCATGCGCTCCATCAAGCATGCGCTCGATCCGCACAATCTGATGAACCCGGGAAAGATCTTCACCTGGGCAGCTTGA